The Hippoglossus hippoglossus isolate fHipHip1 chromosome 24, fHipHip1.pri, whole genome shotgun sequence genomic interval ATTTCCCACAGTGCACTGCTGCATTGCAGCACGGCAAGCTCAGCTGCACTGTCCCTTCCACCACCAGATGCGTGATGGTTACAAAGTGACTGTGAAGTAGCAGCGATATTTAGCACTTCTCTAGCTTCATTTCAGCTGCAGTGCTTTTGCCCCAATTCCGCCTGCACTCATACACatacaatgaaaatattcatatttatccACAACCACAGAACATGTATTACTGACACTGAGTATGATGTTAGAATTGTGACTTATAGATCTGTTTGTCACATGTGGTAACAAattctactttatatttatacaagACACTTTTAGAGTTAGATTTTGTTCATATGTTTAGATTGGAAATTACAATAGTAGCAAGGAGCTGACACttgtctccagcagcagataTAACTATTTGAAATATCACAACCATTTAACTGTCAGTCTTTATACAGATTCTGTACTCAAATCGTGTtttttgatataaatataagaAGATTGGCAATTTTACAGATTTCTTTAGGAGATACTTTATGTTTTATCACTAACTCCCCATAGCAGTTCACATTCCagtgctcctctcctctcgctgttgtcatggagacacCCATTGGTTGTCATGGCAATGCCAAGTAGTATGCTGCTGAGTGTGAGGATAGCCTGCATTGAAGGATGCTAAtatctccctccgtctcccctcaactccctccctccccacccTCTTCCCTCCTGTAGTATTTGATGGCCTAGGGGATGTAATGAAGCCCACTGTGACCCCTCAAGCAGGCGATGTTGACACCTCTATGGCTAACATGGCGAGTAGTAAGTAGTCATTTAGATGACCTGAGTCAATATCATAGATACTGATTGAAAGAaagtagcttttttttttgagagCAAGGTAGGAGATCAATAAATGCCAGTCTCTTCTTAAATGTGGACTTtttgaatgaattaaacaaaGAGATACAATAAGTTTTATTTATCAGCTTTGGAGGGGTTTTGAAATAAGTCGGAACTTTGGAGAGAGTCAGGCTAACAAAGTCTTCGCAACAGTAAACTTAATGTCTCCTGGCTCGATCTCTGCACTAAACTTACACGTGACTGGTATTGATCTTCTGCTCTAACTCTCAGATACAACATGAGTAAACAATTAGAATGTTGAACGACTCCTTTAATTCACTTGTTACTTGTGCATCATGTCCTGTGTGTTAATAATAATGTCAGTAAATGAAACAGTGATTTTGCAGTACcgctcttcttctctctctctctctctgtctctctctctctgtctttgtctcagaTCTCTCAATGGGAAGCGCAGCGGCCCCTCAGGTAGCTCCCCCCAGTTGGGGTGCTCCCATGGTAAATGTTGTCTGTGTCTTATAGCATGGAGTGGAGCCGCATGGCAGCGACAGACAGGGCGTGACCTGTAGCAGCAATCGAAAAGCATTGCCTTCATCTGGCTCTCCAGGTTCCAGTGCCTTATCAGAGAGCTCTATGAAACTGAGAGGTGTGGCGTTGAAACGAGACGTGTAGCAAAACTCTGGTGGAGTTTATCTAAACGACTCATCTCATTGAATCCCTAACAGATCACATGCGCTGgtagaaaatgagaaaattatCAAAAGCAGGGGcagatatttagttttgacTAATAACATTCAGTctgctccaaaaaaaaaaagttctggaATATCTACTGGAGAGTGATGAAGTGGCAAATTAAGAAGCTGTTGCTTGgaaacagcttcttcttctcttaaGTAAATTCTTTCGCTGAAGCGTCCAGGAAAGACACCGTCTGGTTCTCCCCTCATCGCTGAAATCAGTCTTCCATCTACAGATTTACTTCTTCTGTAAATTTCCATCGTCTTTTTGGCCACAGTACAATCGTGTGAAGGCTTCCTGCAGCCAGCTTCCGTTCTGCACTTCAACTCCATGCATGTGTAAATAAAGGATGAGAGCTCATAGGTCAAATAGGGTTGGTGTTGTGTCGTGTTTGTCTTCATTTGGTGTGCTCGTCCGTTTTCACCATTACTTTTATATGTTGTCAATTGTGTACTCTTTggttttcagtgtgtgtataCATTGCCTTGCAGTTTGTGTCAGTCTTATATGTAGTGTTGTAACATCCCaactcctcccctccctcccctctcctcccctccctccccacctTTAGACTATACCCATGGGTGTCCCTACTTTTATGGGGACTCACCCCTGCTACAGCATGGTAAGACCACCAGTCCAGTCCAGTAATGTTCCTACACCAGTTACATGGACATTACTGGACACTGATGGACAatgacccccccctccctttaggtgtccctccctctcctctgaaGGTGGACCCTGTGTCTCAttgtctctttttccttttgtccGTATCTGTGTATAAGTCCGGAGCACCGGGTGTTGGAGCTCCCATGATGCCCATGGTGAGGCCAGGTTTCCCAGCCACCGGAGCGACACCCGGAGCACCGGTAACACACTCACTCTTGAATGGgttaaatacacattaatgACACATTCATATCTATGCAGCTGCTGTAACCAAAGAAATTGAAGTGCTGAAAGTAATTGTGTCTGCAGATGTCTCCTGGAGCGGCCCAGAGCCCCAGAAAGCCTCCACCTCCCAGGAACGCTCTGGATGACCTCAATATTAAAGACTTCATGTAGACGGACTGACCCAAAAACCCCCAAGGTACACATGGCATCTCTTTACATGTAGTAAATTGTATCATGCTGAGCTAACAGGATTAATGTGCATTCGTCCAGTGGGTCCTACAATACAAATAATGTATCACTAAATTAATAAAAGGAGAATGTTTGAAGTAAAATACTGGATGCAATGGCCTCTATAAATACCTGTAATGAAACAATCTTTCCTTTTCGCTGCTTCACTAAAAAAACGTCACCCTTGTTAAAGTAAGAATATCTTGACTTTTAACCAGTCCTGTGTCTTGAAAGTGAAACAATAAATTGCTGGAGAGATCATTGTGTTAGTGTTATATGTTGTAGTGCAGCTGATGCAAAGGACTGTGGATATCAAAGCAACTGGACTGACACACAACTTCAGAAGAGGGCGAATGAAGACACATTATTTTGATTGTGTTATTACAGAGCCCTTTCTTTCCCCGACGagtgatatttattttcatcttctgCAAAATAAACAAGTATCTTGTTTGCACAACATAATAACCCTGTGGGAACATGTCAATATTTGCATTGCAAAGGCATAATTGGCACATGGAGTAAGCTGCTTTTATAGCTTTTAAAGAGCAGCAAAGATTTCATGATTTGACATTCAaaggtgaaaataaatcttGACTAGctgttctctccatcactgtggctgtctgtgtgcatctgGAGTCGTAATTTCATTTAGTAAATCATCTTGTGCGCACAATATATTTATCGTGTTTGAACAATTGATATCTTGCGTGtacaagataaaaaatgtcacCATTGGAACTTTAGTGAACCAAAGGGAAATGTTTTTGAATTgttataatgtaatattttatcTGTTTGGACCCCAACTTTCTTAGAGCTCACCTGTTTCTATTGAGACCCATCGTTTTGAATGAActctccatcctccatctctctgcttctccctgtctctgcaGGTTTATTGTATCTGGAGCTCCGTGGATGTGGACGTCTGCACTTCCCCACTGCCTCCCCCTCCATCACACCCCGACCCCTTCAGTCAACCAGCCATCACATCAACCACCTTTGCCCTCTGAACTCCCACCAGCCGCAGCCCcccctgaaaaaaacaaaaaccctccCCTCCTTATCTAATGTTGTAGCACAACTGTGAATGTGAACCCTagatacagaaaacaaaattcagtttatgtgtgtgtgggtgtgcgtgttaTTCAGTGTTAACCTTTACTTAATATACCACTGGAAAAAAacgaacaaaaaaaactaataaatgtgtatttagaTTCATTCTGGATATCTGCATATCAGCTGACTTGGAATGGTGGATATATGTTGGTTTCTTTGCGCATCTCCCAGAAGAGGACTGTGTTGTTAAATGTGGactgtgttcagtgtgtgtaaCTTCACTGGCCAACCCCCCACCCACTCCCACTCCTTAACCCATGTCATCCAAACTAATACTGAGCTATGTTTATGTCATTGAAGACTTGGTTGTTCCTGCTCGGCCATCCATCCTCCCACCTGTTATTAATCCAAAATGTACCTGAACACAACTTGCCATCTAATTCCGGACTTCTCGTTGAGCACATCTGGTTTCGTTTTAACTTTATGGTTTCGTAGGGATCGCACGAACACGCAAAGGTTTGTGAAATGTGTTCAAATCgacatgttttaaatgatagattatacatattttctttattttgagaAGATACAAAAGCGTATCATATATTTTTAGTTATGTCAAATTATATGGTTGAGAAAAAAAGGCAAGTAGACTCAATAaaccttccctccttctttgTACATATCTCTCAAACTGTAGTCAGAGTCAGTATTGAATGGAAACTTTGAGTGTTTACTGTTCCGCCCTCTGCTGGTGTGGAGTGATTTTGCATTGTAGCGTGCAGCACTGGTCAATCTGGGATGCATCCTGCATAGTGCTCTCTAAGAGCTACTTTCCTCGTCTCAGTCTCCATATGAAACGACGAAAGAGACAAGGAAGCATCTGATTGGAACGTGGCCTCGGTCCTCCCTGGTGCATCTGTTTATACACTGTCACTGGAAGTCTTGGGGACTCAAGTATATGCTGgatgttctgtgtgttgtttctttccAAAAGTGACTGTATCTTAATCCATTGTGGCATTAACGACgtgttgaaagaaaaataaagatgactATGACACATGAAATCCAAAAGAATGTGGGTAAATAATGTTTGCCGAGTATTCATATGAAggctgtgatgtttttttttgtgtttttttaaaaagttttattttattttgggttATTATGGATGGCATcgccctctccccctccctcgcCCCCACCTGCATGTGAGTCCAAATGAGATGcaataaaagagaaatacacTGATCCAAACCATCCTCACGGCTCATCACTTATCTCTGGTCTGCTTGGTCTTTCAAATTCAacacttttatttgttgtgaaGTATCAAACATAAGACAATACAAGACGgtatacacaaaaatacacactcacagcaaTAAGATGTTGTCTTTCCTTTTACATGAACTGAAATTATGGAAGTCGTAATCTTTGTCTTATCGACATATTACAATTTGTTGTTCGGATGTTGCTGTTTATGAGTGTTTTAcccttattttcattttgtaggTCATAAAAGGTTCAGTACTTACCATCTTAGCTGAGCtatgaaatacaaaaatcctAAAGATGGAAGATAATGAATAACACAacttagaaaatataaattaaacttATTATAAAGGAATAAAGTTGGGTCGCTGAGTCACAAAGAAACAGACCTCCATAGTCCAccaataacacaacaaaaatctGACCTGTGTAACTGTCGCAGGTTGAGAGGAATTGTGGGTAATGATTTTGACAAGGgagaaaactgttttattttcaggtcAACATTCACTACGATATTTATGCATATCCCAAAAAGCACTTACTGAAATTATTTAGTGTAACTGTACAGGAGATATATATTCAaaactctttttcttcttgtattTTGATACATAATGAGACAGTTGAAATGTTGATTACAGAAAATGATGGGTAGGCTTAGATATGACAAGGTTTGGTTTGGAGGCGTCTCTATTGGCTGTTTCAGTGCTTGAAGGAGGCCATTTTGAGGATGTCCTATCCATATCCTAGATTTACAACAGTTAGAAAACGCTTCAGTCAGCACCTAAGAAAAATACCTACAGAACCTTCTTAAGACCAGTTCTGGGATCTTAGAGTCTTTTAAAAAGTGACGTCAAATCTTTTTCTCGTTGTAGATCCATTGCTCTGGAAGTTCAGACCTCTTTACAGAGACTTGGATCTCCGTGGATCCAGTGGCAGATCTGGGCGTACTTGGCCGGAGTGATCCTCACGGCAACGTTATAGTCCCTCAGCTCACcgccctccacctccacccaccGATGGCCCGAGAACACCCCGATCACCCTCCTCTGCCACTTCCCTTTCCCgccttcatctccctcctcctgcctcagACGGACATAAACGCCAGCGCCTGTCGCCCCGGGCTGTGCGTCGCACCGCTGGTACATCAGGTTGTCGGACTCCTTTGTCACTGAGCAAAAACGGTAAACCACCTTCTCTTCTCCGCGCCCGTCCAGCAGGCTTTTGTCGGCGTCGTAGCCTGAGAAGTGGATCCGTGCCAGTGGAGCAGTGGATGGAGCCACTCCGAGCGCCATGGGCTTCTGTTTGACTTGTCGTTTTAGCTCCAGAAGTGCGTAGTCGTAGTCAGAAGAGGCCGAGTTGGTGGAGTCCTTGCCGTGGATCCATCCTTGAGGGATTTGGGTTTGTTTAACTCGAGTCCAACGGAAGACGGGCTGCTTTCTGGGTTGGACGCTGCGTCGAACGCGCTTGAGGCCTTTtcgttttcctcctctttcaaTATTTCCAGCCTCAGCTTCTACGTGACCTTCCACCCTTCTTCCTCTGCGTCTCCCATTTCTGCCTCTTGCCACATCTCCATCTAAACTGTTCtgctcctcaccttcctccatcgtcttctcctctcctctcctcccaccccTCTGTcgcccccctctcctccttcctcctcttcttcttttggcTTTGAGCTGCAGCACTCCTACTCTGAGCCTCCTGGCACTCTCCAGGTAGTCGGCGCCGTCGTGGATGCAGTGTGCCGCCGTCAGCACGTGTTTTGGGGACACCAGGACTCCGGAGCAGCCGGTGGAGAGACGAACTGCGGTGGAGAACGGGTAGTTGGTGATAAAATGTGAGTCGGAGATCACGAAGCGTCCGTCTGCTCCGTAAACCTGTCGTTTCCTTCTTGTGTGGATCTCTGAGTGGGCTGGCCTTCCTGCAGACATGTTATCAAAACCTTGCAAGCTGATATCGGTATGCGTGCGTGTACCGTTCTCATACATTGTCTCGTATCCCAGAATCCTCTCTTGCTCCGTCTGGTCAACAGGTGGTAACTTTTCTTGACACTCGATCCCACAGAGTGTCTTTGCACTTgccttctcctcatcctccacctgcCCTTTGAACGACAGGGTGTTTAAaagctgtgtgtgcgtgtccagCAGCACCGGGAGGCTCTGCCTGGGCCACCTGTCGGCCTCGCTGCCTCCATCTTTGGCAAACGCTGCAGAAACTGTGAGGGCGGCCACGCAGAGCAGCAGATACTGACCGTATAGGAGGCCCATTCCACTGGAGAGAAAGAtacaaagaagaggaaatattACTCAGTGTTAGAAAGAGTTAAgtgttttaaacaaataatggagaaaatacaaacagcaCCGAGTCCATCAGGCCTAGCAGGCTCTTCGTGATAATTTAAGATCTCAGATTAAGCCAGCAGAGGGCGCACAAGCTCAGTTTCTGAACAAATCTCCTGGCAAAAACATTTGTAATGTCtgtgatattttattataaattgtCAATGTGTCTGCAACGGAATAAAACAGGTAACGGTAACATTATTACATGCAACAGCTTATTTAAACTGCTGACATCACCTAATTATGATTATAATGGAAGTATAACTAATATAACTGTAACTATGATGTTATTTTTAGAAATTAATACATCTAGGAAAAGACAGCCAGAAGTCAAAGATAATTTAGATTATAGTGCAGAAAAAAATTGCTTTAGAACATATGAGGAGGAAAGCTAAAGCCTAGTGGTGTGTGATTGGATTCTCACTTCTGTGCATTAATGATCCAAacatgtcaaaaagaaaaataaagcaaGAAAATATGAAGTAAAAGAACGTTCCTACCTGcaaacattcacaaaacaaCCCCGCAACTTCCAGTCAatattcttctcctcctcatcaatAAAAAATCCTCTCAGTCCAAACAGCTTCCAGCAGACTGGCTTCCATCATTCCCTGGGCTCAAGAAGAACAATATGGAGCACAAGTAGAAGCTGCAAGATCCTCATAGAAATCTACATCATCCCACTGTGAGGCCGGGAGAAGAGACAGCCGGGCAGACAGGGAGGGGAGTGCGTGAGGTGGGAGTCAGGCTGGAGGCTGCGAGCATGAAGGAGGGTATTTATCATGTGACGACACTTCAGGTCAAAAGTGGAGCCATGTGGATATaactcctgtttttttttcccctctggaCTCTGCAAATATGTTTACAACACAGGGAGTTAAAAGACATTAATTTTGATGTAAAGCTATTTACAGagaaaaatgttgcttttgagtgtgtgtttatctggtGCTTTTAGATTTATGTCGAGTAGCGTTTGAAGTGTGTCCaccccctcacacactcacacacacacacacacacacacacacacacacacacacacacacacacacacacacacacacacacacacacacacacacacacacacacacacacacacacacacacaggaaccaGTATTTGGCCCATGTTGGtatattttgagtgtgtgtctctctgctcgGTGCAACAAGAGTTCATTCAGTGCAGCAgtgcctcctccctccctgattAGATgctttaacacaaacacacatacatgcacctacacacacacacacacacatacacatgaatcAAAGGCTCATGAATCAAAGGCACAGTGACTGCAGTTCTCATCCTGACAGGTagtctgtgtgtatttgcgaGGATGTTGCAGGATTTTGTTTGAGTAAAGCATCTTAAAGCTTCTGCAGCTGAGAAAATATGACAATAGAGATTTTAAGTTCATTGTTGGTCTTGTAAACAACAGTCAGAGCTTTTTGGAACTTTCAATCTTATCGCATGATTTTCATCAGGAGATTTATTCTGGCCGAGCTTTCATACAAGAAGGCATGCATCTTAACATTTAAGCAGTTGATTAATGGTCCTTAAAGTTTCAAACTCAATCTGCTGATGAGTTTAGAGGAGATtctaaatttgttttttaatgagcaATGTCAGGTTGaacagttttatattatttccGAGAGTGAGTTAACTACATTTAGGTAGAAGTGTGTgcagttattatttattattaacaaaCACGACTGTGTGATGCTGGAAGGAGAAGAAACAGTGAGAaatcctgcttttattttgacatgctTAACAAACTGTTACGTCCTGTTTGTAATTGTTCCTCACTGATGATGAAACTGTCTCTATAAGCATCTTAGGTTCTCTGGGTGAGATCCAGTCAAAGGAAGGATCCGGTCTATCCATGAAAAGATTGCATAAATGCTTGTGTTGGTGTTCAGCCAGAGAGAGGGGTGACCATCTGTCTCTATTGTTTAGCAACAGACGAAGAGacaatgatgaggaggagggatgaagaggagggaatCTTTCTCCTATGGACAGATTTCATCATCCCAGTGGCATCACTAACAAGCAAGATGCTGTCCTGAAACTCAACATGTATGTAGATTAGATCAAAATGAAGCTCGTCTGGCTCTTAATGAAAAAAGTATTTGCTGGTGCTGGATTCAATTTGAAAATCCGGGCGCTGAAGAGGTTTTTGGAGGCAGATTTTCTTTGAACCATCCAGGAAAGCTGTTTCGCAAGCATGTTTTCAGTCaccatgctaagctaagctaattagCTTCTCGCAGTAAATCATATTTGGCATCCAGAAATGAAAGTGGCCACGCAAACACAAAGTTTAGTTATTCCTTCAAGTAGCATTAACTTATTTGCAAAATTAAGTTTGATTGACAAGTTTGATTTTGAcgagttatttgatgatataaaaacgagGTGAAACACCATAACAGTGGGACTGACTTCTGATTGGTCGTGCATGTGTATTGATGGGACCTTTACAGAGGCTCAAccccctgatcactactgcacagactccaaatgcGAAAGCTTTAGTATCTGTGATATTTTATCTTCATGCTTCaggatagtgagaggaagtggacaGACATTCTTTATAGACAGTCTATGatctatatttgtgttttcatatcataATCTCATTCTAATTGCAGATGTGCAGCTGCTCCCGCTGCAGCTTCTAGATAACTAGAGAACTTCTCGAGAACTTCTCAGTTATTGTTAAAATCATTTACTTTACAGCCTCTGTGACTAAACTTAGTCACTGTGCAAATAACAATAAAGCTCTGTGTTGTTCTTCTGCTGATGTGTCTCCTGATAGTCGGTTCATCCATCGCAgcatcttttttgttttcctcatgcTCTCTCCAGTCTTCATCTTTTGAGCtttcttttcattaatttcCTGCAGCACTGGAGCTGACACCAGCTCAATATGAACCAGGAggtctgagggggggggggacccatGCTGCGTGAACAGCACCATGGGTCAGCTTGTGTGCCTGTATGGACTCAAATCCGTCTAGACACCTAGATATCTAGATATctacagtgctgctgctgggagagtGTGTGCTTTCATGTGTGTGACTCATTTCCCCCAGCTGGTCCTTTGGGCCCAGGCAGCGTTTTCTTTGGCCAGTTCTCAACATAGAAAGGATGACCTGTCCTGTAACTTCAGTCTATGTATTCCTGCCAAGACGCTCGCTGGCAgttttttattatctgtaacacacacacttaatcaTCAGGGGGTTATTTTGACAAAGGAAGAATCACTCTGAAGCTTGATCACTTTTACTACATGTAATGcttgtgggtttgtgtgtttgtgagcataAAATGACCCTCATGTCTGACCTTTATCGTTCCAGTGCACCAGATGAAGCTTGGGGGAAAGATGCAGTGTAAAGTCACACGGTGTAATTGTGGTTGTGATGTCTGTCTATAAATCACATCTTGTGCAAGATTTTAGCCACTCAGGCTGCACCATGATGAATTCCATCCGTCTAATGAGGGAGAAGCCTTTAACACTGCCGCTCAGCAACAGCAATGATAAAGGGATAGTCTGCACACTAACTAGCTACTTTAAGTAAGACTCGCTTACTCACCTCTCTTTGAAAGTATAATATCATGTCTTACAGCACCTCGCCCATAGTTCCTTTATTCAGTAAATATCAAGTCGGCTTATCTGAGCACACAGGGTGGCAAAAGGTAGAAACAGACGATTAACTGTGAAGATTCTGCTTCAAGAAGTTACTGGTTCCTGCTAAGAAATCGTCCAGGTGACCTTCTCACATTTTTGTTCCAACAAGcaagaaaaaacatgttgattagTAAAGATTAAAGGTGCTGATATGTGGGTTTAGTTATGTTTGGACAGAGCTAGGTTAACTGTTTCCCCCGGTAGACTGTAGGCTATATAAAGGTGGATGAtatgtctccacctcctccacctctatCCAGAAAAGAAGCCAACATATCCCGGATACGAGCGCTGCCATCTCCTAAGTGCATGGGACTCCATGCACTtaggaggctgggtttatgacaTATATTTTGCAGCCAGCAGCTAGGGGGCGGTCAAGACATTTTGGCATCACATTTGGGGACCTGTCAtatcttccatctttatatacagtctatggtttccCTTTGCTTCCACTCTTTGTGCTAactaagctaactagctgcttGGCTTAGCATGACAGCTGTATCAATCTTCTCTCAGTGAGAAATCAAATAAGACTATCCTCAAATACAGCAAACAGTTCCTTTATGTGAAGACGTGGCCTATTAGCTCTTAAAATATCAGAAACGAGTGGAAAGAACCTGATTTTTTTCAATAAGTTCGGCCAAGTCAATGGAGAAGTAAAGATAACAGCAACATTATTAGAAAGATGGTATGACTCATTTTTCCCTGCTcgtttttctcttctcacacATCTCAGATTTACTGTCCTTTCCCCCTCCTCCTAATCCTGCTCTTTCCTTCACTCCATCCTAAGTCTAtactttctctccgtctcttaaCTTCACGTATCCTCTCTCTATGCTCGAGACACTTTCTTCCAGCTGGCAGCACACACCGAGAGGCCAGGTGCGGAGACATGAGCGGGGAGGCAACAGAgagtaaataaaaagttttatcTTGGCTTTCTGCTTCACCTTGTCATAGAGCTTGATTCGTTCCTGT includes:
- the LOC117758877 gene encoding serine protease 23-like — its product is MGLLYGQYLLLCVAALTVSAAFAKDGGSEADRWPRQSLPVLLDTHTQLLNTLSFKGQVEDEEKASAKTLCGIECQEKLPPVDQTEQERILGYETMYENGTRTHTDISLQGFDNMSAGRPAHSEIHTRRKRQVYGADGRFVISDSHFITNYPFSTAVRLSTGCSGVLVSPKHVLTAAHCIHDGADYLESARRLRVGVLQLKAKRRRGGRRRGGRQRGGRRGEEKTMEEGEEQNSLDGDVARGRNGRRRGRRVEGHVEAEAGNIERGGKRKGLKRVRRSVQPRKQPVFRWTRVKQTQIPQGWIHGKDSTNSASSDYDYALLELKRQVKQKPMALGVAPSTAPLARIHFSGYDADKSLLDGRGEEKVVYRFCSVTKESDNLMYQRCDAQPGATGAGVYVRLRQEEGDEGGKGKWQRRVIGVFSGHRWVEVEGGELRDYNVAVRITPAKYAQICHWIHGDPSLCKEV